CCCGGTCACCGACGCCAGCTCGGCGGAGACGGCGGCGCCGAAGCCCGCCGGCGCGTTCAGGCCGCTGCCCACGGCCGTGCCGCCGATGGGCAACTCGGCCAGGCGGGGAAGCGACGACGTCAGCCGTTCGACGCCGTAACGCACCTGGGTCGCCCACGCGCCCGCCTCCTGGCCCAGCGTGATGGGCACGGCGTCCATCAGGTGCGTGCGACCGGACTTCACCAGGGACGTCCAGTCCGCGGCACGGGCGTCCAACACCGTGACCAGGTGCTCCAGCGCCGGGATCACGTCCCGCGCCACCGCCTCCGTCGCCGCGACCCGCAACGTCGTCGGGAACGTGTCGTTGGACGACTGCGACGCGTTGACGTGGTCGTTCGGGTGCACCTCACGGCCCAGCGCGCGGGTGGCCAGGGTGGCGATGACCTCGTTCGCGTTCATGTTCGACGACGTGCCGGACCCGGTCTGGAACACGTCCACCGGGAAGTGGGCGTCGTGCCCGCCCGCCGCGACGGCGTCGGCGGCCGACGCGATGGCCGAAGCGACTTCGGGTTCCAGTACCCCCAGCCGCTCGTTCACCCGTGCCGCGGCGGCCTTCAGCAGGCCGAGCGCGCGGATCTGGGCGCGCTCCAGGCCCCGTCCCGAGATGGGGAAGTTCTCCACCGCTCGCTGCGTCTGCGCACGCCACAGCGCGTCGACCGGCACCCTGACCTCGCCCATGGTGTCGTGCTCGACGCGGTACTCCTGTTCTGCCATGTCACCGAGTTTGGACCGGCTCGCCCCGTTCGGCCCAACACAGGGTGGGAAGAGTGGGCTCGAACACCTAAGGTCGAAGGATGGAGCTTGAGGTCGACCTGCTCATCGTCGGTGCGGGCCCGACGGGGTTGTTCGGGGCGTACTACGCGGGATTCCGGGACCTGTCGGTGGCGATCGTCGACGCGCTGCCCGAGGCGGGCGGCCAGATCACCGCGATGTACCCGGAGAAGATGATCTACGACGTGGCCGGGTTCCCGGCGATCCGCGGCCGGGAGCTGGTGACGGCGCTCGTGCAGCAGGCCGACCAGTGGAAGCCGACGTACCTGCTCGGCCGCCAGGCCCGGACGATGTCCGATGTGGACGGTCGGCTGGAGGTCGGTCTCGCCGACGGTGGCGTGGTGCGCGCCGGCGCGGTGCTGATCACGGCCGGGATCGGCGAGTTCCGGCCGCGTCCGCTGCCGGCGGGCGACGGGTGGCTGGACCGCGGCATGGTGCACTTCGTGCCCAAGCTGAACGTGCACACCGGCCAGGACGTGGTGGTCGTCGGCGGCGGCGACTCGGCGTTCGACTGGGCGCTCGCGCTGCACCCGATCGCGGCCAGCGTCACGCTGGTGCACCGCCGTGCGACGTTCCGCGCCCACCCGCCGACCGTGCGGCAGGTGCGCGACCTCGGCGTGGAGATCATCACCGACGCCGAGGTGCTGGAACTGCGCGGCGACCCGGACCTGGCCGAGGTGGAGGTGGCCGTCAAGGGCGGCGACCGCAAGGTGCTGCCCGCGCAGGCGGTCGTCGCGGCCCTCGGCTTCACCGCCGACCTGGGGCCGATCGAGTCGTGGGGCCTGGAGCTCGACCACCGGGCGGTGCTGGTGGACACCACCATGCGCACCGCCCGGGACCGCGTCTACGCGGCGGGCGACGTGGCCCAGTACCCCGGCAAGGTCAAGCTCATCGCCACCGGCTTCGGCGAGGCCGCCACCGCGGTCAACAACATCGCCGTGCTGCTCAACCCGGCGGCCCACCTGTTCCCGGGGCACTCCAGCAACGCCGGGTGACGTCGCGTCCGACACAGCTGGGGCGCGACCGGCTCGCGACCGGCTACGGGGCGACCTGGACCTGGTCGCCGACCTGGAGCGTGTCGAAGTAGGTCGACGCCGCCTCGCGGGACAGGTGGATGCAGCCGTGCGACTCCTGCGTGAGGCTGCCCTCGTGGAACGCGATGCCGCTGCTGGTGAAGTACGTCGAGAACGGCATCGGCCCGTTGTAGGGGATGCTCCAGTCGTCGCGGACCTTCCACAGCACCGGGAAGTAGCCCACGGGCGTCTCGTAGCCGGGCTGGCCGGACGTGGTCGGCACCGGTCCGTAGCTGATCTTGCCCCCGCTGATCAGCCACGACTGGTTGGTCGACAGCTGGACGCACGCGCCCTCGGTGATGTCGCACGGCGTGCCGGGCACGGTGACCGGCGGGGGCGGCGGCGCGGGCTGCGGCTCCGGGCTCTTCGAGGTGGGCTCGGGTGCCGGCTCGGGTGCGGGCGCAGGAACGGGCGCGGGGGCCGGTTCCTGCGTCGGCACGGGCGTCTCCGAGGTCGGCGCCTCGGTGGCTGACGGCGCAGCCGAAGGCGAGACCGAAGATGATGTCGTCGGCGACGGAGCCGGTCCGGACGCCTGCTCCGACGTCCCGCAGGCCGTTGCCAGGAAAGCGATTGCAACCAGTGCTGCCACGCGCATCGCGCACCCCCCAGGATCATGCTGTTTCTGACCCTGGAGACGCCGCCGCGAAGCGTCCGGTTGCCATCCGCCGGATAACGAATCGATCAGGGCCGCCCCACTCGGAAGTGGGACGGCCCTTCGAACGGACGAACGGACGAACGGACGAGCCGGTGGGCTAGACCGCGCCCGCGTACTGGCTGATCCACGAGCGGAACGCCGGCACGTCCATGTAGATCGACGGGCCGGTGGCGCAGGTGGAGCTGCTGTTGCCCGCGCGGCTGGTGGCGCCGATCAGCTGCCACACGCCGTTCACGGACTTGACCTGCGGGCCGCCCGAGTCGCCGTAGCAGGCGCCCGAGTTGCCGTTCGGGTTGTTGGTGCAGATCTCCACCGAGCCGTAGATGCCCAGGCACCGGCTGTCCGACACGATGGACGTGTTCAGCTCCTGCAACGTGATCGGCGCGCCACAGCCGCCACGCGGAGCGCAGGTCTGGCCCCACCCGATGATGCGGGTGGCGGTGCCGGCCGCGCCCGAAGTCGACGCCACCGAGATCGGCGTCTGGCCCACCGAGGTGGCCAGGCGCACGAGCGCGATGTCGTACGACCCGTGGGTGATGATCTGCGCGCCGGACGCGACCGTGCCGCCGCTGGTGCGGTTGGTCGTGCCGATGCGGGCCCGGATGGAGGACGCCGACCGGCCCTGCACGCAGTGCTTGGCCGTGACGACCCAGTTGGCCTTGATCAGCGAGCCGCCGCAGAAGTGGCTGCCCGTGGTGCTTTGCAGGGACACCATGAACGAGTAGGTCTGCGTCGCGTTGCCGCCACCCACGATGAACGGGGTGATGTCGCCGTCGGACGCCGGGGCCGCCGCCGCCCCGGCCGCCGTGGCGAAAGCAGCTCCTACCGCCACCGCGAAGGCGGTGAACAGGGTACGAACCTTCATCGCTTCCTCTCCGTCCCCGGCGCAGGGATGCTCGGGGACGGATCGGAAACTAGGGAGGATCGCTCGTTGATCACCACAGCCGATCGGCCGGTAACGCTTGGTTGACCGTTGACAGCACGCTGTGGCGAATGGAGCACTACGGGAGCGGCGGGAGGGCGTCCTCGCCGGTGGGCGGGATGTCGAAGTCCACCGACGCGTACTCGCGCAGCTTGGTGAGCCGGTGGAAACCGTCGATCATCCGGACCGTGCCGGACTTCGACCGCATTACGATCGACTGGGTCGTGCAGCCGCCCGCCCGGTAGTGCACGCCGCGCACCAGGTCGCCGTCCGTGACGCCGGTCGCGCAGAAGAACACGTTGTCGCCGCGCACCAGGTCGTCGGTCAGCAGCACTCGGTCCAGGTCGTGGCCGGCGTCCAGCGCCTTCTGCCGCTCGGCGTCGTCCTTCGGCCACAGCTTGGCCTGGATCGCGCCGCCCATGCACTTCAGCGCCGCCGCCGCGATGATGCCCTCCGGCGTGCCGCCGATGCCGACCAGCAGGTCGATGCCGGTGTTCGGGCGGGCCGCCGAGATCGCGCCCGCCACGTCGCCGTCGGAGATGAAGTGGATCCGGGCGCCCGCCGCGCGCACGTCCCGCACCAGCGTCTCGTGCCGCGGCCGGTCCAGGATGCACACCGTCACGTCGGACACGTCGCTGTGCTTGGCCTTCGCCACCCGGCGGATGTTCTCCCCGATCGGGGCGGTGATGTCGATGACGTCCGCCGCTTCCGGGCCGGTCGCCAGCTTCTCCATGTAGAACACGGCCGACGGGTCGAACATCGCGCCGCGCTCGGCCACCGCGAGCACCGCCAGCGCGTTCGGCATGCCCTTGGCCATCAGCGTGGTGCCGTCGATCGGGTCGACCGCGACATCGCAGTCGGCGCCCTCGCCGTTGCCGACTTCCTCGCCGTTGAACAGCATGGGCGCCTCGTCCTTCTCGCCCTCGCCGATCACCACGACACCGCGCATGGTGACGGTGCCGATCAGCTTGCGCATGGCGTCCACCGCCGCGCCGTCGCCGCCGTTCTTGTCGCCGCGGCCCACCCAGCGCCCGGCCGCCATCGCGGCGGCCTCGGTCACCCGGACGAGTTCCAGCGCGAGGTTCCGATCAGGTGCCTCGCGGCGGCGCTCGGACGGGCTGCTGCCTGTGACCATGACGTTCCTCCTGCGACTGCGATTACCGGCGGGTAGACCAATCCTCGCACGTCATCAGCCTTCGGCCACGTCCTCCTCGGTCACACTGAGTGCTTGATCGATCCGTTCCCGGGCGCCCGCGAGCTGCCGTTCGCAGGTCTTCGCCAGGGCCTCGCCGCGTTCCCACAGCGCCAGCGACTCCTCCAGCGACAGGCCGCCCGCCTCCAGCCTGCGGACCACCTCCACCAACTCGTCCCTGGCCTGCTCGTAGCCCGGCTCGCTCACGTGGACAACTTCCCCAATCGGTTCTGGACGTGCACCACGACGGTCGCGACCGCCTGGTCGTAGCCGATGAAAGCCTCGGCGAACTCCGCTCCGTCACCCTCGCGCACCGCGTCGTCGATCCGGTGCTCGGCGGCGGCGACACGCCTGCGGTGGACCGAGCCGTGGCCCAGCCACCACGTCATGCCGGCGTAGCGGGAGGTGGCCTCGGACAGGTCGTGTAACCGGCTGACCAGCGTCTGCCCGCCCGCCTGGCAGCCGGCGACCAGTGACAGCCAGCAGTCGGCGGCGGCCTGGTCGGCGGACTGGGCGCGGGTGCGCACCGCCTGGGCGCCCTCGTCGTCGGCTCTTGCCGCGGCGGCCATCGTCAACGGCAGGAACGTGGGCTCACGTGCCGGGTTCGGCACCACCGCCTCCTTCCGCTGCCTGATCGCCGACCGCTGCCTGACCGACTGCCTGACCGACCGCTGCCTGATCGCTGTTCTCGCCGGTCACGAGCGCGTGCACGGCGCCGTCGGCCACGCGCACCCGCAACCGGGCGCCGGCGGGAGCCTGGGACGTCGACCGGAGCACGCCGTCGACCCCGTCGGGGGTCACGAGCTGGACCACCGCGTACCCGCGCGCCAGCGTGGCGGCAGGCCCGAGGGTCGTCAAGCGCGCCGTGGTGGCGATCAGCCCGGACGTTTCTGAATCGAGACGGTTCCGCACCGCGCGGCGGGCGCGTTCACGCAGTCGGTCGATGTCCTCCGCGCGCCGGTCCAGCGGGCCGTGCGGGTCGGAAAGCGCGGGTCGGGTCCGCAGCGACGCGAGCAGCTTGCGTTCCCGGTCCACCCAGCCGTGCAGCGCGCGACGGCTGCGGTCGCGCAGTTGGCGGATCCGCTCGTTCTCCTCCGCGACGTCCGGGACGACCCGCTTGCCCGCGTCGGTCGGCGTGGAGCAGCGCACGTCCGCCACGTAGTCCACCAACGGGGTGTCCGGCTCGTGCCCGATCGCGGACAGCACGGGCGTGCGGCACTGCGACACGGCCCGGCACAGCGCCTCGTCGGAGAACGGCAGCAGGTCTTCCACGCTGCCGCCGCCGCGGGCCAGCACGATGACGTCCACTTCGGCGTCGCGGTCCAGAGTCGACAGTGCGGTGAGGATCTGCGGTACGGCCAAAGCCCCTTGCACCGCAACGGTGATCACGCGGAACCGCGCTCCGGGCCAGCGGGCGTGCGCGTTGGTCAGCACGTCCCGTTCGGCGGCCGACGCGCGGCCCGTGACGAGGCCGATCTTGTTCGGCAGGAACGGCGGTTTGCGCTTGCGGCGCGGGTCGAACAGGCCTTCGGCGTCGAGCAGCTTGCGGAGGCGTTCGATCCGGGCCAGCAGCTCGCCGATGCCGACCTGCCGGATCTCGTCCACGCGCAGGCTCAGCGTGCCGCGGTTGGGGAAGAAGTTCGGCTTGCCGTGCACGACAACCCGGCTGCCCTCGGTCAGCTGGAGCTCGCGCACCATGCCGACGGGCGCGGTCAGCTGCATCGACATGTCGACCGACGGGTCACGCAGGGTGAGGAACGCGGTCGCCGTGCCAGGTCGTGCGCTGAGCTGCGTGACCTGGCCCTCGACCCACACGTCGCCGAGTCGGTTGATCCAGTCGAAGATCTTGCGCGCGACCGTCCGCACCGGCCACGGGTGCTCGGGGCTGGACTTCTCGGTGACGGGCGGCTTCTCCGGGTTCACCGGTTCTTGAGGTTCGCGATGCGACGGGTGAGCATGCCGGTGAACTCGGGGCGGGCGGCGTGCGTGCGCTCGTGCGCCAGCAGCTGATCGAGGTCCTCCGCGGTCAACGTTCGCAGACGGGCCCTGAGCTGCGCCAACGACAACTCGTCGTAGTTCGGCAGCACGGCCGGCGGCTCGGCGGCCAGCGCCTGCTCTTCCTCGGCCCACGGGTCGTCGGCACGCACGGGCGGCGTCTCGGGCTCGTCCTCGTCGAAGGTCGCCCACTCGGGTTCCGGCTCCGGCTGCTTGAGCATGGCCAGCACTTCGTCGCCCTTGATTGCGAGTTCCGTCACCTCCTGCTGGACCCGCATGGTCAGCCGCATGGCCTCGCTGATGACGGTGACCGGCAGGCCCGCGAGTTGCATCGGAAGCTTCCGGACCTGCTCGACGGCGGTGACCGCCAGTCCCGCGGCGAGGCGGACGGTCAGCGGCAGTTGCTTCATGCCTACAGCCTGCCGCAGTCGGAGGTCCGATGCCTACATTCGGCGCGCCATACGCTGAGAGCGGTCACGCCGTACCCTGGGACCCATGGACAAGCGAGTGCTCCTGGCGAAGCCGCGCGGCTACTGCGCCGGTGTGGATCGTGCGGTCGTGACCGTGGAGAAGGCGCTGGAGCAGTACGGCGCTCCGGTCTACGTGCGCAAGGAGATCGTCCACAACAAGCACGTCGTGGAGACGCTGTCCCGTCGTGGCGCGATCTTCGTGGACGAGACCGACGAGGTGCCCGAGGGCGCGCTCGTGGTGTTCTCGGCGCACGGCGTGTCGCCCGCGGTGCACGAGGAGGCCGAGGCCCGGCAGCTCCGCACCATCGACGCCACGTGCCCGTTGGTGACGAAGGTGCACTACGAGGCCAAGCGGTTCGCCCGTGAGGACTACGACATCCTGCTCATCGGCCACGAAGGACACGAAGAGGTCGAGGGCACCTACGGCGAGGCGCCGGAGCACATCCAGCTCGTGGACACCGCTGAGGACGTCGACAAGGTCGTCGTGCGCGACCCGTCCAAGGTGATCTGGCTGTCCCAGACGACGTTGTCGGTGGACGAGACGATGGTGCGGGTGCGCCAGCTCCAGGACCGGTTCCCGGATCTCCAGGCGCCGCCGTCGGACGACATCTGCTACGCGACGTCGAACCGGCAGACCGCGGTGAAGACCATGGCGCCGGAGTGCGACCTGGTGCTGGTGGTCGGGTCGAAGAACTCGTCCAACTCGGTGCGGCTGGTCGAGGTGGCGTTGCAGGCGGGCGCCCGGGCGTCGTACCTGATCGACTACGCGAACGAGGTCGACCTGGCGTGGCTGGAGGGCGTGACGACGGTCGGTGTGACGTCGGGCGCGTCGGTGCCGGACATCCTGGTGATGGAGCTGCTGGAGTTCCTGGCCGGGCACGGCTACGGGAACGTCGAGGAGATCACCACGGCGAACGAGAAGATCGCCTTCGCCCTGCCGCGCGAACTGCGCAAGGACATGGTCCGCTAGGACGTTCGACTTACGGGAAGCGCCCACGCCGGTGTTCTGCGGCGGGGGCGCTTCGTGGTTCTGCCGTCGTCACGCCGCGCCGTCGAACCCGCCGTTCTTGGCGGCGGTGACGAACGCGGCTTCGTCGATCACCGCGACCAACTCCAGCGCCGAGAACTTCTTCGGCCACGTGAAGAAGAACTGTTCCACCACGACCGGTTCGACACCGTCGAGGAGTCCACCACCGCCCTGGACGACTACCTCGACTGGTACAACACCACCCACATCTCCACCACGCTCAAGGGCCTGAGCCCGGTCCGACATCCGGGGACCAGTTCACCCAGGGGACCCCTGCTTTCATTCTGCCGGCGGGGTACGACAATTTCGGCCTCCGGGCGGGTTGAGCTGCGCTGACGGTGAAAGCGGTTGGCGGGGTGGGGGAGTTCGCGTTTGCTGGGTGGATGAGCGTTGGGTCGACGAGCACGGTGCTGATCGGGGTGGAGAACGTGGCCACCCCCAAGTGGGCCCGGCGCCGGGGTGGGACGTCCGTCAGCCTCGGCAAGGCGTTGCGGAGCCTGCCGTCGGCCGTGTCGATGGTGGTGCGGCTCGCCTGGCGCACCTCGCCCCGGCTGACTGTGCTGGCAGGCGTCGTGCACGTCCTGTCCGGCTGCGTGACCGCGTTCGGGCTCCTCGCCACGGCCGACGTGTTCTCAGCCCTGCTGCGCGAAGGCCCTACGCCGCAGCGGATCACCGAAGCCTTGCCCGCGCTGGCCGTGGTGGTCGGGTCGTTCGTCGTCCGCGCACTGCTCGACACGGCGGTCGCGGCGGTCGAGAGTTCGTTGCGGCCCAGGGTCGCCCGTGAGGCCAACGACGAGGTGAAGTCCGTCCTCGTGCGGGCGTCGCTGCTCGCGTTCGAGGACGCGGACTTCCGCGAGCTGGCACGGCAGGGCGGTCGGCGCGGCGTCCGGTCGCTGGAAAGCAGCCTGCGCTACCTGGCGGACCTGGTGTCCGGCGGTATCTCGCTGATCGCGGCCATCGTCACGGTCGGGCTGCTCAACCCGTGGCTCGCCCCCGCCCTGATGCTGGCCGCGTTCGCGAACGCCTGGGCGTCGGCGCGCGCGTCCAAGCTGCGGTACGAGCACTTCCTCGACTCCGTCACCCGCAACACCCGCAAGGGCGTGGTGGAGGAGGTCGCCACCGACCGCGACTTCGCCCTCGAACGGCACGCGCTCACCTTGCAGGAACGCCTGCTCGGCGAACACCGCCGCATCGCGGACAGCCTGATGGCGGACGAGATCCGGATGGCGCACCGGACGAACGTCGTGCGGCTCACCGGACGCGCGTTGGCCGGCGTCGGCACGGCGATCGCCTATGTCGTCCTCGGCGTCCTGCTGCACACCGGCGGCATGGAGTTGGCGCTCGCGGGCACGGCGGTGCTGGCCATGCGCACCGGCTTCTCGTCGCTGGCCTCCACGACGCGCGCCGTGAACTCGCTCTACGAGGACTCGTTCTACATCGACTTCTACCGGAAACTGCTGGTGGAAGGCGCGGAACGGGCGCAGGGCAGCTCACCGGTCACCGCACCGGCCGACCCGTCCCGGATCACGCTGACCGACGTCTCCTTCACCTACCCGGGCGCTCCCGAGCCCGCGCTGCGCGACGTGAACCTGACCGTGGCCAAGGGCGAGGTCGTCGCGCTGGTCGGCGAGAACGGCTCGGGCAAGACGACCCTCGGCAAGGTCCTCACCGGCCTGTTCCCGGCCTCGTCCGGCACCGTCGCGTGGGACGACGTGGACCTGGCGACGGCCGACCCGCACTCGGTGCACTCGTCCATCGCGGTGATCGCGCAGAACCCGGCGCAGTGGCCGATGACCGCGCGGCACAACGTGACGGTCGGCCGGCTGGAACGCGACGACGAGGACGCGTGGCGGGAGGCGGTGGCGAAGTCCGGCGCGGACGAGGTGCTGGCGTCACTGCCCGCCGGGCCGGACACGGTGCTGTCACGGCAGTTCAACGACGGGCAGGACCTGTCCGGCGGGCAGTGGCAGCGGATGGGCATCGCCCGCGGCATGTACCGGGACGCGGCGGTGCTCGTGGCGGACGAGCCGACGGCCGCGCTGGACGCCAAGGCCGAAGCGCGTGTGTTCGAGGGCCTCAGACAAGCGACCGCGCGGCGCACCACGATCCTGGTGACGCACCGGCTGGCGAACATCCGCAACGCCGACCGGATCGTGGTGCTCGACCGGGGCCGGATCGTGGAGCAGGGCACGCACGAGCAGCTGATGGCGTTGCGCGGCCACTACTTCGAGCTGTTCGAACTCCAGGCCTCCGCGTACCGGGGCGGGCTGCTCGCGTCCTAGGCCGGTGCGGTGATCATGACCGGGTTGCCGTCCGGGTCGGCCACGAACGCGATCCGCTCACCCCACGGCGTGTCGTTCGGGGCCTGGAGGACGGGGTGGCCCCGGCGTTCGAGATCGGCGACGGCCGTGTCGACGTCGTCGTGGTAGACGCACAGCTCGAACGCGTGACCGGTGGTCGGGCGCTGCGGCAGCCCGTGCACGCCCTTGCCGTCCGGCGCCACCTGGCCGAGGCCTAGCTTCGAGCCGTCGGGCAGGTCGACCGCGACGTACGCCGGGTCGCCGTCCGCGGGGAAGCGGTACGTCACGGTGAAGCCGAGGGCGTCGCAGTAGAAGGCGATCGACCGCGCCAGGTCGTCGCAGATCAACATCGGGAACGCGGACCGGTAGACCATGGCGCGAATTCTAGTGCAGCCGGGTACCCGCACGCATTACCCTGAGGAACGCGCGCGGGTACCCGGCAGCAATACTGAAGAATGAGGACGTTTACCGCGAAAGTGCAGAA
This is a stretch of genomic DNA from Saccharothrix ecbatanensis. It encodes these proteins:
- a CDS encoding IS3 family transposase, translating into MDDYLDWYNTTHISTTLKGLSPVRHPGTSSPRGPLLSFCRRGTTISASGRVELR
- a CDS encoding lipid droplet-associated protein, with amino-acid sequence MKQLPLTVRLAAGLAVTAVEQVRKLPMQLAGLPVTVISEAMRLTMRVQQEVTELAIKGDEVLAMLKQPEPEPEWATFDEDEPETPPVRADDPWAEEEQALAAEPPAVLPNYDELSLAQLRARLRTLTAEDLDQLLAHERTHAARPEFTGMLTRRIANLKNR
- a CDS encoding exodeoxyribonuclease VII small subunit, with the translated sequence MSEPGYEQARDELVEVVRRLEAGGLSLEESLALWERGEALAKTCERQLAGARERIDQALSVTEEDVAEG
- a CDS encoding NAD(P)/FAD-dependent oxidoreductase, with product MELEVDLLIVGAGPTGLFGAYYAGFRDLSVAIVDALPEAGGQITAMYPEKMIYDVAGFPAIRGRELVTALVQQADQWKPTYLLGRQARTMSDVDGRLEVGLADGGVVRAGAVLITAGIGEFRPRPLPAGDGWLDRGMVHFVPKLNVHTGQDVVVVGGGDSAFDWALALHPIAASVTLVHRRATFRAHPPTVRQVRDLGVEIITDAEVLELRGDPDLAEVEVAVKGGDRKVLPAQAVVAALGFTADLGPIESWGLELDHRAVLVDTTMRTARDRVYAAGDVAQYPGKVKLIATGFGEAATAVNNIAVLLNPAAHLFPGHSSNAG
- a CDS encoding class II fumarate hydratase, with the protein product MAEQEYRVEHDTMGEVRVPVDALWRAQTQRAVENFPISGRGLERAQIRALGLLKAAAARVNERLGVLEPEVASAIASAADAVAAGGHDAHFPVDVFQTGSGTSSNMNANEVIATLATRALGREVHPNDHVNASQSSNDTFPTTLRVAATEAVARDVIPALEHLVTVLDARAADWTSLVKSGRTHLMDAVPITLGQEAGAWATQVRYGVERLTSSLPRLAELPIGGTAVGSGLNAPAGFGAAVSAELASVTGLPLTEARDHFEAQATQDGVVEISGQLRATAVGLYKIANDLRWLGSGPRTGLGELALPDLQPGSSIMPGKVNPVISEATMMVVAQVIGNDAAVAFAGSQGNFQLNVMLPVIARNVLESSRLLAAVARLLADKVLVGAAPQVEQMREYAESSPSIVTPLNRYLGYEEAASIAKQSLKERKTIREVVLERGHVPAKLTEAQLDEALDVLRMARGNQ
- a CDS encoding ABC transporter ATP-binding protein, producing MSVGSTSTVLIGVENVATPKWARRRGGTSVSLGKALRSLPSAVSMVVRLAWRTSPRLTVLAGVVHVLSGCVTAFGLLATADVFSALLREGPTPQRITEALPALAVVVGSFVVRALLDTAVAAVESSLRPRVAREANDEVKSVLVRASLLAFEDADFRELARQGGRRGVRSLESSLRYLADLVSGGISLIAAIVTVGLLNPWLAPALMLAAFANAWASARASKLRYEHFLDSVTRNTRKGVVEEVATDRDFALERHALTLQERLLGEHRRIADSLMADEIRMAHRTNVVRLTGRALAGVGTAIAYVVLGVLLHTGGMELALAGTAVLAMRTGFSSLASTTRAVNSLYEDSFYIDFYRKLLVEGAERAQGSSPVTAPADPSRITLTDVSFTYPGAPEPALRDVNLTVAKGEVVALVGENGSGKTTLGKVLTGLFPASSGTVAWDDVDLATADPHSVHSSIAVIAQNPAQWPMTARHNVTVGRLERDDEDAWREAVAKSGADEVLASLPAGPDTVLSRQFNDGQDLSGGQWQRMGIARGMYRDAAVLVADEPTAALDAKAEARVFEGLRQATARRTTILVTHRLANIRNADRIVVLDRGRIVEQGTHEQLMALRGHYFELFELQASAYRGGLLAS
- a CDS encoding VOC family protein, yielding MVYRSAFPMLICDDLARSIAFYCDALGFTVTYRFPADGDPAYVAVDLPDGSKLGLGQVAPDGKGVHGLPQRPTTGHAFELCVYHDDVDTAVADLERRGHPVLQAPNDTPWGERIAFVADPDGNPVMITAPA
- the xseA gene encoding exodeoxyribonuclease VII large subunit translates to MNPEKPPVTEKSSPEHPWPVRTVARKIFDWINRLGDVWVEGQVTQLSARPGTATAFLTLRDPSVDMSMQLTAPVGMVRELQLTEGSRVVVHGKPNFFPNRGTLSLRVDEIRQVGIGELLARIERLRKLLDAEGLFDPRRKRKPPFLPNKIGLVTGRASAAERDVLTNAHARWPGARFRVITVAVQGALAVPQILTALSTLDRDAEVDVIVLARGGGSVEDLLPFSDEALCRAVSQCRTPVLSAIGHEPDTPLVDYVADVRCSTPTDAGKRVVPDVAEENERIRQLRDRSRRALHGWVDRERKLLASLRTRPALSDPHGPLDRRAEDIDRLRERARRAVRNRLDSETSGLIATTARLTTLGPAATLARGYAVVQLVTPDGVDGVLRSTSQAPAGARLRVRVADGAVHALVTGENSDQAAVGQAVGQAAVGDQAAEGGGGAEPGT
- a CDS encoding 4-hydroxy-3-methylbut-2-enyl diphosphate reductase, with protein sequence MDKRVLLAKPRGYCAGVDRAVVTVEKALEQYGAPVYVRKEIVHNKHVVETLSRRGAIFVDETDEVPEGALVVFSAHGVSPAVHEEAEARQLRTIDATCPLVTKVHYEAKRFAREDYDILLIGHEGHEEVEGTYGEAPEHIQLVDTAEDVDKVVVRDPSKVIWLSQTTLSVDETMVRVRQLQDRFPDLQAPPSDDICYATSNRQTAVKTMAPECDLVLVVGSKNSSNSVRLVEVALQAGARASYLIDYANEVDLAWLEGVTTVGVTSGASVPDILVMELLEFLAGHGYGNVEEITTANEKIAFALPRELRKDMVR
- a CDS encoding sugar ABC transporter substrate-binding protein yields the protein MPNPAREPTFLPLTMAAAARADDEGAQAVRTRAQSADQAAADCWLSLVAGCQAGGQTLVSRLHDLSEATSRYAGMTWWLGHGSVHRRRVAAAEHRIDDAVREGDGAEFAEAFIGYDQAVATVVVHVQNRLGKLST
- a CDS encoding L,D-transpeptidase, translated to MPTQEPAPAPVPAPAPEPAPEPTSKSPEPQPAPPPPPVTVPGTPCDITEGACVQLSTNQSWLISGGKISYGPVPTTSGQPGYETPVGYFPVLWKVRDDWSIPYNGPMPFSTYFTSSGIAFHEGSLTQESHGCIHLSREAASTYFDTLQVGDQVQVAP
- the glpX gene encoding class II fructose-bisphosphatase; its protein translation is MVTGSSPSERRREAPDRNLALELVRVTEAAAMAAGRWVGRGDKNGGDGAAVDAMRKLIGTVTMRGVVVIGEGEKDEAPMLFNGEEVGNGEGADCDVAVDPIDGTTLMAKGMPNALAVLAVAERGAMFDPSAVFYMEKLATGPEAADVIDITAPIGENIRRVAKAKHSDVSDVTVCILDRPRHETLVRDVRAAGARIHFISDGDVAGAISAARPNTGIDLLVGIGGTPEGIIAAAALKCMGGAIQAKLWPKDDAERQKALDAGHDLDRVLLTDDLVRGDNVFFCATGVTDGDLVRGVHYRAGGCTTQSIVMRSKSGTVRMIDGFHRLTKLREYASVDFDIPPTGEDALPPLP
- a CDS encoding S1 family peptidase, giving the protein MKVRTLFTAFAVAVGAAFATAAGAAAAPASDGDITPFIVGGGNATQTYSFMVSLQSTTGSHFCGGSLIKANWVVTAKHCVQGRSASSIRARIGTTNRTSGGTVASGAQIITHGSYDIALVRLATSVGQTPISVASTSGAAGTATRIIGWGQTCAPRGGCGAPITLQELNTSIVSDSRCLGIYGSVEICTNNPNGNSGACYGDSGGPQVKSVNGVWQLIGATSRAGNSSSTCATGPSIYMDVPAFRSWISQYAGAV